A region of Lycium barbarum isolate Lr01 chromosome 3, ASM1917538v2, whole genome shotgun sequence DNA encodes the following proteins:
- the LOC132630452 gene encoding uncharacterized protein LOC132630452, which yields MSNLTKLEFVALDISGKNYLSWVLDAKIHLDVMGLRDTIKENNKASNQENAKAMIFLRHHLDEDLKIEYLTIKDPLVLWKNLKERITSILTLCGEKISDFDKLEKTFSTFHASNVLLQQQYREKDFTKYCDLVAHLLVAEQNNDLLMKNHENRPTGAAPLPEVNGGASIKRKEKNPEANFISENQIDITHLDVADFFEHPEGKIDHLIGDGSVVRDD from the exons ATGTCTAATCTTACAAAACTCGAGTTCGTTGCCCTTGATATTTCGGGCAAGAACTACCTATCATGGGTGCTAGATGCTAAAATCCATCTTGATGTTATGGGTCTTCGAGACACcattaaagaaaataataaagcatcCAACCAAGAAAATGCCAAGGCTATGATATTCTTGCGTCATCATCTTGATGAGGACCTGAAAATTGAATATCTTACTATTAAGGATCCACTCGTTTTAtggaaaaacttgaaagaaag AATTACTTCTATATTGACACTATGTGGAGAAAAGATTAGTGATTTTGATAAGCTAGAAAAGACGTTCTCCACTTTTCATGCCTCGAatgtgctcctgcagcagcaatatcgAGAGAAAGATTTCACAAAGTATTGTGATTTGGTTGCTCATCTTCTTGTGGCTGAACAAAATAATGATTTGCTGATGAAAAATCACGAGAATCGACCTACTGGCGCTGCACCACTCCCCGAAGTGAATGGGGGT GCatcaattaaaagaaaagagaaaaatcctGAAGCTAATTTTATCTCTGAAAATCAAATTGACATCACACACTTGGATGTAGCAGATTTCTTTGAGCACCCTGAAGGAAAGATAGATCACTTGATTGGTGATGGTTCTGTGGTTAGAGATGATTGA